Proteins encoded within one genomic window of Spiroplasma sabaudiense Ar-1343:
- a CDS encoding heavy metal translocating P-type ATPase: protein MKSKDYQINGMTCASCATSIKTAVAKVKGVNSVEVNLSLNLMNITSNQEIKDEEIIKTVKKTGYKAKALKATDLFDSQTKWQWIPIINVVMAALLTLPMWLAMILSVAQVHNGFSLFLHNPWFQLSITSVVQFILGAKFYKEFYYGVKTLQANMAFLVVIGSLLAFGLSIYNATLNHWISTMTGKPLYFELSATIVTLVLLGKLLEGGAKNRTQKSLKYLSELIPQTAIVWEDNKEIIKNIYEIQIQEIIIVKAGTSVPFDGTVVQGQGYVNESMLTGESQLVKKLVGDLVSAGTINHSGYFQVEVQKLVNQSTLAQVIQTVKLAQNQKANIQQLVDKISSWFIPIIFAIAFLTFVGWTIYYQGWNEISLVNAITVLVISCPCALGLATPTAILVGTSRAARLGIIYKNSTSLEKLAKIKTMVFDKTGTLTQGDMKIVAQVYQTSKYSQEFLEEVLWSFESQAEHPVAQGIVKSLMTKNFASNLRITNFESIPSFGVKGEVDGKAIMIGSKSLMETTAADTRAFKKDYDNFVQQGLSIVYLSIANDVVAIIGVGDNVKKNAQATITKLKLLNLNPVMLTGDNAQTAAIIGQNLGFEKIISEVKIFEKPDYIKQLQNQTGLVAMIGDGVNDAVALTQADVGISFTSGTDIAIESSDILLLDENIALVEKAFQIATKTFKKIKGNLFWAFLYNILAIPLAAFGLIFPELGALAMVLSSISVILNSLFLKVK, encoded by the coding sequence TTGAAGAGTAAAGATTATCAAATTAACGGGATGACTTGTGCTAGTTGTGCAACAAGCATTAAAACCGCAGTTGCTAAAGTCAAGGGAGTAAATAGCGTTGAGGTTAATTTGTCATTGAATTTAATGAACATCACAAGTAATCAAGAAATTAAAGATGAAGAAATAATTAAAACTGTCAAAAAAACTGGTTACAAAGCTAAAGCTTTGAAGGCAACCGATTTGTTTGATTCTCAAACTAAATGGCAATGAATTCCAATTATTAACGTTGTAATGGCAGCTTTGCTAACTTTGCCAATGTGATTGGCAATGATTTTGAGTGTTGCTCAGGTTCACAACGGCTTTAGCTTATTTTTGCACAATCCGTGATTTCAATTAAGCATCACCTCAGTTGTGCAGTTTATTTTGGGAGCCAAGTTTTATAAGGAATTCTATTATGGGGTTAAAACCTTGCAAGCGAATATGGCATTTTTGGTTGTCATTGGTTCACTCTTAGCATTTGGTCTAAGTATTTATAATGCAACATTAAATCATTGAATTTCAACAATGACTGGCAAGCCGCTATATTTTGAATTAAGTGCCACCATTGTTACCCTGGTTCTGCTTGGTAAATTATTGGAGGGGGGTGCTAAAAATCGCACCCAAAAATCTTTGAAATATTTATCCGAGCTAATTCCTCAAACTGCCATCGTTTGAGAAGATAATAAAGAAATTATTAAAAATATTTATGAGATTCAAATTCAAGAAATTATTATTGTTAAAGCTGGAACAAGTGTTCCATTTGATGGAACCGTTGTTCAGGGTCAAGGTTATGTCAACGAAAGTATGCTTACTGGAGAAAGTCAACTAGTTAAAAAGCTAGTTGGTGACTTAGTTAGTGCAGGAACAATTAATCATAGTGGTTATTTTCAAGTTGAAGTGCAAAAACTAGTGAACCAGTCAACTTTGGCACAAGTGATTCAAACTGTTAAGTTGGCTCAAAACCAAAAAGCTAATATTCAACAACTCGTTGATAAAATTTCTAGCTGATTTATTCCGATTATTTTTGCGATTGCTTTTTTGACTTTTGTTGGTTGAACAATTTACTACCAAGGTTGAAATGAAATCAGTTTAGTCAATGCCATTACGGTTTTGGTAATCTCTTGTCCTTGTGCCTTGGGTTTGGCGACCCCAACAGCAATTTTGGTGGGGACCAGCCGGGCTGCTCGCTTAGGAATCATTTACAAAAATTCAACTAGTTTAGAAAAATTAGCTAAAATTAAAACAATGGTTTTTGACAAAACCGGAACCTTAACCCAAGGGGACATGAAAATTGTTGCCCAGGTTTATCAAACCTCTAAATACTCCCAAGAATTTTTAGAAGAAGTGCTATGAAGTTTTGAGAGCCAAGCAGAACACCCTGTTGCCCAAGGAATTGTTAAATCATTAATGACCAAAAATTTTGCCTCAAATTTAAGAATCACAAATTTTGAGTCAATTCCCAGCTTTGGAGTTAAGGGTGAAGTTGATGGAAAAGCAATCATGATTGGGAGCAAAAGTTTGATGGAAACAACCGCTGCAGATACTAGAGCTTTTAAAAAAGATTACGATAATTTTGTTCAACAAGGTCTTTCAATTGTTTATTTAAGCATTGCCAATGATGTTGTTGCCATAATTGGGGTTGGGGATAATGTTAAAAAAAATGCCCAGGCAACAATTACTAAATTGAAATTACTAAATTTAAACCCAGTAATGCTAACAGGGGACAATGCTCAAACAGCGGCAATTATTGGTCAAAATTTAGGATTTGAGAAAATAATAAGCGAAGTCAAAATTTTTGAAAAACCAGATTATATTAAACAGCTCCAAAACCAAACTGGATTGGTGGCAATGATCGGGGATGGAGTCAATGATGCAGTTGCTTTAACTCAAGCTGATGTTGGAATTTCGTTTACATCAGGAACGGATATTGCGATTGAATCAAGTGATATTTTACTATTAGATGAAAATATTGCTCTTGTTGAAAAAGCTTTTCAAATAGCCACTAAAACTTTTAAAAAAATTAAAGGTAACTTGTTTTGGGCTTTTTTGTATAATATTTTAGCCATTCCATTAGCAGCATTTGGATTAATTTTTCCAGAATTAGGGGCTCTTGCGATGGTGTTATCTTCAATTTCGGTAATTTTAAATTCATTATTTTTAAAAGTTAAATAA
- a CDS encoding heavy-metal-associated domain-containing protein, giving the protein MNSKKVKITNMSCNHCVLKITKMLKAQKDIKNITLKLQPPILKFDYKNEVAAQSALNSIEELGYCIGDEIFEE; this is encoded by the coding sequence ATGAATTCAAAAAAAGTTAAAATTACTAATATGAGCTGCAACCATTGTGTTTTAAAAATCACAAAAATGTTAAAGGCTCAAAAAGATATTAAAAATATTACTCTAAAATTACAACCTCCGATTTTAAAGTTTGATTACAAAAACGAAGTCGCCGCCCAGAGTGCTCTGAATTCAATTGAAGAATTAGGTTATTGTATTGGAGATGAAATTTTTGAAGAGTAA
- a CDS encoding metal-sensitive transcriptional regulator: protein MKSTVRSEETKKTYQQHLNRIRGQIDGVINQITSDQYCVDIINQISAIRGSLLSVSKKLVNEHIQGCVINDQSDKQDTLKEISDLIDRISK, encoded by the coding sequence ATGAAGTCAACAGTTCGAAGCGAGGAAACTAAAAAAACTTATCAACAACATTTAAACCGAATTCGCGGCCAAATCGATGGGGTAATCAACCAAATAACAAGCGATCAGTATTGTGTTGATATCATCAACCAAATTAGTGCAATTCGAGGCTCACTGCTATCAGTTAGTAAAAAGTTAGTAAACGAACATATTCAAGGTTGTGTTATTAATGACCAATCAGATAAGCAAGATACATTAAAGGAAATAAGTGATTTGATAGATCGCATTTCAAAGTAA